The genomic region ATATATGCCAAAAGAATAAAGGATAATCTAAATGATGGGACAATAAAAATAGTTGGAAATAAAATATTTACATTTGATGATTCTGATGAAATATATTTATAAATTATTTGAAATTTAATTTAATATAAAATGAAAAGTGATTTTGTTAAAAACATGATTAAAAACATGCCAGAAGACGTTAAATTGTTTTCTAGCCTTTATGCAGATTTAGTAGTACGCATAAATGAATCATTGAAAAGTCAAAATATTTCTAAAAAAGAATTAGCTGAGAGACTTGATAAGAATCCTTCTGAAATATCTAAATGGTTGAATGGGAATCATAATTTAACTTTAAAATCTATTTGTAAATTACAAGTTGAATTAGGAGTTAAACTAATTGAGATACCAAAAAAAGAAATTTTAGTTGAAGAAAAACTTAGTTTAAAAGATATTAATAACAAAACAACCTTAGTTTGGACGATTAATACATCAACTAAGTCCTATTCTAAGAACATTAGTTTCCATAATGAGAATTATAATAAAACTTATAAAAATTTAGTTGTAAATGAATAGTCCTTTCAAACCTGAATTATTACATTTTATAGATTATCGTATAGTAAAAATTAATATTCATGATTTATTAGAACAAAACATGGATATAGATTCTTATTATGATGTATCTAATAGTATAAGCCTTGGGTTTAATGTTGAAAAGAATATTGTGAAATCTGACTTAGAGATTTCTATTAAAAAACTAAACTCAAATGATGATTCATTAATTTCAGAGGCTAATGTTTTAATAACTTATTTAATTCTTGTCGAAAACTTCGATTTGCTCCATAAGTTATCTAATAATGATGAACTAGAAATAGACAAAATGCTAACCGATAGTATTTCTGCGATAGTTTATTCAACAACTAGAGGGATTCTATTAGATAAATTAAAAGATAGTAGTTTTGAAAATTTTATTCTTCCTATAATTGACATAAAAAAAGATTTGGCTAATAATTCTGAAAATAATTTATAAAGGTTTCCTGACTTTCCAATCTTTGATTGCTTTTTGGGCAAGTTTTAAGCTTCGTTATGATTTTTCCGAACAAAACATCTGATTAAAATCGGCTGTTTCTCGTCAACGGGGCTATACACCATAACGTCCCCGCGCTACACGCAGGCTGGGATTAAAGATGCGTAATCTTTCGGTTAAAAACAAATGTATCAAATACAAACTATTTTTCAAATCAAGCAAATTGCCCAGCTTGCTTGTAGCGTGTGTTAGCGGATGTTTTTTCTTTTCAATTCTGAATATGATTGAAAAGATATTATTACTAAATTAAACACTAGTAAATAATAACCAATTTTTAGTTGTTCAATATCTTCAAATATTTTTCCAAAGTATAACATAATCAAAGGAATAATTATCAAAATTAAGTTTACAATACTTAAAATTAAAGTTATTTTCGGATTTTCTTTGAACGAATAGAATATTAAAAATAAATTTAATAAAATTGAAATTGTAAAAGGTAATAATGGCCATTGTGGAGTTTCAATATCTTCAATAAATAGTTTTCCAATTTGGTATCCATTTAGCGTCAATTCTTTTTTAAGTTTTACAAAATCATTAATTGCTTTTTTCTTCTTTTTTGTTAATTCTTCAAAACTTAAATTATAATCTTTTCCATTAAGTACAGTTTTAAATTCACTTTTCACTTCTTCAGTTAATGGACTATTTTTAAGCAACGTATTTTCTGAAATATTTTTGTCAGAGCAAGTTTGAAAAAAAGGAAGGAATAAAATAAACAGACTAATTATTGTAAGTTTCTTTAGCATTTTTCAAGTAAAAATTTCTTTGTTATGTCTCTTTTCTCCGTTTTTTTTCTAAAATATCCGCTAACGTTCCCGCGCTACACGCAGGCTGGGATTAAAGATGCGTATTCTTTCGGTTAAAAACAAATGTATCAAACACAAACTATTTTCAAATTAAACCCATTGCCCAGCTTGCTTGTAGCGTGTGTTATAGGGCGGTTGTTTAGTCGAAATTACTATTAAACCGCAAATTTTTCACGCTTCTGTTGGCCAATTCTAGCTTTCACACTTTTTCAAGTTAGAGTAGGAGAGTCCCAATTCTAGGTTTGCTTCTTCTGTTCACATTCTTTAAAGTCTGCTTTTCAAGTTTCTCTTGGCAAGTTCCACTTTTCACGCTTCTGCTTTTCACG from Flavobacterium sp. 9R harbors:
- a CDS encoding helix-turn-helix transcriptional regulator — translated: MKSDFVKNMIKNMPEDVKLFSSLYADLVVRINESLKSQNISKKELAERLDKNPSEISKWLNGNHNLTLKSICKLQVELGVKLIEIPKKEILVEEKLSLKDINNKTTLVWTINTSTKSYSKNISFHNENYNKTYKNLVVNE